A single Candidatus Neomarinimicrobiota bacterium DNA region contains:
- a CDS encoding nucleoside triphosphate pyrophosphatase, whose amino-acid sequence DLVVGADTIVILGKEVMGKPTDLDDARRMLQTLSGQTHLVKTAVALVSLAPEHRSGFVETTEVTFHHLEQDDIERYLTIDPPLDKAGAYGIQDWSGVFVQKVVGCYHNVVGFPLARFHKHLRDRGLWPQLLMIKHL is encoded by the coding sequence CGACCTGGTCGTTGGCGCCGACACCATCGTTATCCTTGGCAAGGAGGTCATGGGTAAGCCGACTGACCTCGACGATGCCCGACGTATGCTGCAAACTCTCTCCGGGCAAACCCATCTGGTGAAAACCGCCGTTGCCCTGGTCTCCCTCGCTCCGGAACACCGCTCCGGCTTTGTCGAAACCACCGAAGTCACCTTCCATCACTTGGAACAAGATGATATCGAGCGCTATCTCACCATCGACCCGCCCCTGGATAAAGCCGGTGCTTACGGCATCCAGGACTGGAGTGGGGTGTTCGTGCAAAAAGTGGTCGGTTGCTACCATAATGTGGTGGGTTTCCCCCTGGCGCGGTTCCACAAACACTTACGGGACAGGGGTTTGTGGCCGCAACTCCTGATGATAAAGCACTTGTAA
- a CDS encoding helix-turn-helix domain-containing protein — protein MDQAETFYHELKQLRIAQGISLEDISVKTRINIRFLEALEQGQFDVLPKTYVRLFLRSYCQGIGVNEEEALKQLEDYLGEQDERYSTALEDLSAATTSSPRPESTLDVEVRGPARLRRDLIAGTAIFLFLILITFFARRIYQGQTPAEIPSTSTTAKDLTDQPIQTTEPPQPSAPLLNATKSTPTAETPHPATTPPPPRRSTPVVPEESAVELPDDLFAEDRIVAHHMQRIRLTPPVRLTLRARDNVVIQPMIKGQREPTLNLTVADARMWTVQEDLILRTNAIENLRGDLNGIPIELGQASGIGILRVTPTGEYEVYAYADTTR, from the coding sequence ATGGATCAGGCAGAAACCTTTTACCACGAGCTTAAACAACTTCGCATCGCTCAGGGCATCAGCCTGGAGGACATCTCTGTTAAGACCAGGATCAACATCCGTTTCCTGGAAGCGCTGGAACAGGGCCAGTTCGATGTGTTGCCCAAAACCTATGTGCGCCTGTTCCTGCGGAGCTATTGCCAGGGGATTGGCGTAAACGAAGAGGAAGCCCTCAAGCAGCTCGAAGACTACCTGGGCGAGCAAGACGAGCGGTATTCCACTGCCTTAGAGGACCTGAGCGCCGCGACTACAAGTTCGCCTCGTCCAGAAAGCACCCTGGATGTGGAAGTTCGGGGCCCGGCCAGGTTGCGCCGCGATCTGATCGCCGGCACGGCCATTTTCCTCTTCCTGATACTAATCACTTTCTTCGCCAGACGCATCTACCAGGGGCAAACCCCAGCGGAAATCCCCTCCACCTCCACTACTGCGAAGGATCTTACCGACCAACCGATCCAAACCACTGAACCGCCCCAGCCAAGTGCTCCCCTACTCAATGCTACGAAATCCACTCCTACCGCAGAGACCCCTCATCCAGCGACCACACCACCTCCACCGAGAAGGTCAACCCCGGTGGTACCCGAGGAATCAGCGGTGGAACTACCCGATGATCTCTTCGCTGAGGATCGGATTGTCGCCCACCACATGCAGCGCATCCGCCTGACTCCGCCTGTACGACTCACCCTTAGGGCCCGGGATAACGTGGTTATCCAGCCGATGATTAAAGGCCAGCGTGAGCCTACACTTAACCTTACCGTCGCCGATGCCCGCATGTGGACTGTCCAGGAAGATCTGATCCTGCGTACCAACGCCATCGAGAACCTCCGCGGCGACCTGAACGGAATCCCTATCGAGCTGGGCCAAGCCAGTGGAATCGGGATATTGAGGGTTACCCCCACCGGCGAATACGAAGTCTACGCCTACGCCGACACCACCCGATAG